One Hippoglossus hippoglossus isolate fHipHip1 chromosome 13, fHipHip1.pri, whole genome shotgun sequence genomic window carries:
- the pik3cb gene encoding phosphatidylinositol 4,5-bisphosphate 3-kinase catalytic subunit beta isoform, producing MPPAMTDLLDIWAAHSPLAGHPPAHITVDFLLPTGIYIQMDVPHEATIQHIKLLLWKQAQTLPLFAALGEMESHMFECVNQAAVHEELEDETRRLCDVRPFLPVLKLVTRNCGRAERLLDSKIGVLISKGLHELDAINDQEVKDFRSKMFRMSEERMQRVQTMTSTEWLQACFSPQLEPAAGTPVTDGLCDRSADLKVTIHFSQSQDSASLKVPSSCTTTELMELAVKKWLTTHGPEEEAWRSQYVLRLSQCQEFLCGNHPLIQYKYIRTCMQAKESPHLTLVHTSTIKAMFDKEISTIGAVVSRKSSNPPLPLPPKRRAPTQVQTCVWDVSSPFKIVLVNACKVNAEETAKVQVRAGLFHGTELLCKPAVSGESSGRSDHMWKESTLEFEISVCDLPRMTRLCFAIYAVMDKVKKQKSTKNPHINKYQTIRKAGKVHYPIAWVNTMVFDYKGQLKTGDINLHCWSSFPDELEEMLNPIGTIQTNPYAENATALFIHFPDYSSHPVIFPPFDKILEKAAEIARASDCAPMGRGGKKFHIELKEIMERDPLSQLCENEKDLIWTLRHDCRENFPQSLPKLLLSVKWSKHEDMAQLQALLQIWPKLSPRDALELLDFNYPDQYVREYAVGCLSDMSDDELSQYLLQLVQVLRYEPYYDCALTHFLLQRAQGNRKIGHFLFWHLRSEIHMPAVSVQFALMLEAYCRGSIPHIEVLKKQVEALSKLKSVNELIKLGTTKNARSKTKEAMLTKEAMMTCLRQSGYSETLSDLHSPLNPSVLLSGINVERCRYMDSKMKPLWLVYNNKLMGGDTLGIIFKNGDDLRQDMLTLQILRLMDLLWKEANLDLRIVPYGCLATGDRAGLIEVVSSADTIANIQLTSSNVAAAAAFNKDALLNWLKERNSGDALERAIEEFTLSCAGYCVATYVLGIGDRHSDNIMVRSTGQLFHIDFGHILGNFKSKFGIKRERVPFILTHDFIHVIQQGKTGYTEKFGSFRQYCEEAYLILRKNGNLFITLFALMLTAGLPELTSVKDIQYLKDSLALGKTDDEALKQFRQKFDEALRESWTTKVNWMAHNVAKDNRS from the exons CTATTATGGAAACAGGCTCAGACGTTGCCGCTCTTCGCCGCCCTGGGCGAGATGGAGAGCCACATGTTCGAGTGCGTCAACCAGGCAGCTGTGCACGAAGAACTGGAGGATGAAACTCGCCGGCTATGCGACGTCCGCCCCTTCCTGCCGGTGCTCAAGCTGGTGACACGCAACTGCGGCCGAGCAGAGCGTCTGCTGGACTCCAAAATCGGCGTGCTCATTAGCAAAG GTCTCCATGAGCTCGACGCTATCAACGACCAGGAGGTGAAGGACTTTCGCAGTAAGATGTTCCGCATGAGCGAGGAGAGGATGCAGCGAGTCCAGACCATGACGAGCACAGAGTGGCTGCAGGCCTGCTTCTCCCCACAGCTGGAGCCCGCGGCCGGGACGCCCGTCACCGATGGACTCTGTGACCGGTCAGCCGACCTGAAAGTCACTATCCACTTCTCTCAGTCTCAG GACTCAGCCAGTCTGAAGGTGCCATCATCCTGCACCACTACAGAGCTGATGGAGCTCGCAGTGAAGAAGTGGCTGACCACCCATGGCCCTGAGGAGGAGGCATGGAGGAGTCAGTATGTACTGAGGCTCAGCCAGTGTCAGGAGTTCCTCTGTGGAAACCACCCGCTGATTCAGTACAAG TATATCCGCACGTGCATGCAGGCCAAGGAGTCTCCCCACCTCACCCTGGTCCACACCAGCACCATCAAAGCCATGTTTGACAAGGAAATCTCCACCATCGGAGCTGTGGTTAGCCGCAAGTCCTCCAACCCACCTTTACCACTACCTCCCAAGAGAAGGGCTCCCACG CAAGTACAGACGTGTGTGTGGGACGTGTCGAGCCCGTTTAAGATAGTCCTTGTGAATGCCTGTAAGGTGAACGCAGAGGAGACGGCCAAG GTCCAGGTGAGGGCAGGGCTTTTCCACGGCACAGAGCTCCTGTGCAAGCCGGCGGTGAGTGGTGAGAGCAGCGGGCGCTCGGACCACATGTGGAAAGAAAGCACCCTGGAGTTTGAAATCTCCGTCTGCGATCTGCCCCGCATGACCCGCCTCTGCTTCGCCATCTATGCCGTCATGGACAAGGTCAAGAAGCAGAAGTCCACCAAAAACCCTCACATAAACAAGTACCAGACCATCCGCAAGGCAGGGAAAGTG CACTACCCTATAGCTTGGGTCAATACCATGGTGTTTGACTACAAAGGCCAACTGAAGACTGGAGATATCAACCTGCACTGCTGGTCTTCCTTTCCtg ATGAACTTGAAGAAATGCTGAACCCCATAGGAACCATTCAGACCAACCCGTACGCTGAGAACGCCACAGCCCTGTTCATCCACTTCCCAGACTACTCGTCGCACCCTGTTATCTTCCCTCCCTTCGACAAG atactggaaaaagctgcagagatAGCCCGAGCAAGTGACTGTGCACCCATG GGTCGTGGGGGCAAGAAGTTCCACATAGAACTGAAGGAGATCATGGAGCGTGACCCGCTCTCCCAGCTGTGTGAGAACGAGAAGGATTTAATCTGGACACTACGCCATGACTGCCGAGAGAATTTCCCTCAGTCGCTGCccaagctgctgctctctgtcaaGTGGAGCAAACACGAGGACATGGCCCAG ctgcaggCACTTCTTCAGATTTGGCCCAAACTGAGTCCCAGGGACGCTCTGGAGCTTCTGGACTTTAACTACCCTGACCAGTATGTCAGAGAATATGCTGTTGGCTGTCTGAGTGATATGAG TGACGATGAGCTGTCACAGTACCTCCTGCAGTTGGTGCAGGTGTTGCGTTATGAGCCTTACTATGACTGCGCCCTCACCCATTTCCTGCTGCAGCGTGCACAGGGCAACCGCAAGATCGGACACTTCCTCTTCTGGCATCTGCG GTCAGAGATCCACATGCCAGCTGTTTCAGTCCAGTTTGCCCTCATGCTGGAAGCCTACTGCCGAGGCAGCATCCCTCACATTGAGGTTCTAAAGAAACAG GTGGAAGCCCTGAGTAAGCTAAAGTCGGTCAATGAGCTGATAAAGCTGGGAACCACCAAAAATGCCCGGAGTAAGACCAAGGAGGCCATGTTGACCAAGGAGGCCATGATGACTTGTCTAAGGCAGAGTGGCTACTCGGAGACTCTGTCCGACCTGCACTCGCCTCTAAACCCCAGTGTCCTGCTGTCTGGCATCAA CGTGGAGAGGTGTCGGTACATGGACTCTAAGATGAAGCCGCTCTGGCTTGTTTACAACAACAAGCTGATGGGGGGAGACACCCTGGGAATCATCTTCAAGAACGGAGACG ATCTAAGGCAGGACATGTTGACTCTTCAGATTCTTAGGCTGATGGATTTGCTGTGGAAGGAGGCAAATCTGGACCTCAG AATTGTACCGTACGGTTGCCTAGCGACAGGTGATCGGGCAGGGCTGATCGAGGTTGTTTCCTCAGCGGACACGATCGCCAACATCCAGCTGACCAGCAGCAATGTCGCAGCGGCTGCCGCCTTCAACAAGGACGCTCTGCTCAACTGGCTCAAGGAGAGAAACTCTGG TGATGCTCTGGAACGGGCCATTGAGGAGTTCACTCTGTCCTGTGCAGGCTACTGTGTAGCCACCTATGTTCTGGGCATCGGAGACCGTCACAGTGACAACATCATGGTCCGCAGCACTGGACAG CTCTTCCACATAGACTTCGGTCACATCCTGGGCAACTTCAAGTCCAAGTTTGGCATCAAGAGGGAGCGAGTACCATTCATCCTCACACACGACTTCATCCACGTCATACAGCAGGGGAAGACGGGATACACAGAAAAGTTTGGCAG TTTCCGTCAGTACTGTGAGGAGGCCTATCTAATCTTGAGGAAGAACGGGAACCTCTTCATCACTCTGTTTGCACTCATGTTGACTGCTGGACTGCCTGAGCTCACCTCAGTCAAAGACATCCAGTACTTAAAG GATTCACTGGCTCTGGGTAAAACAGACGATGAGGCACTGAAGCAGTTTCGCCAGAAGTTTGATGAGGCCCTGAGAGAGAGCTGGACAACCAAAGTCAACTGGATGGCCCACAACGTGGCCAAAGACAACCGGTCCTAG